The Bacteroidales bacterium genome includes a window with the following:
- a CDS encoding DUF5103 domain-containing protein produces the protein MKNNLRLNITFLLLIFFMSNILSQNVFTDKIFTENIKTVQLYPENNPLGEAIIFLNEQQPLILEFDEIDSDYREFAYTLIHCNSEWQESDLSPNEYLDGYTEAYIQDYQFSQNTKVPFVHYNLTIPNYDIQIQYSGNYILKVYPEGEAENPIITKKLYVVNPLCTVGGNIMASSNPKTRNTSQEISFKVNISALNSRFPSREITTQIQQNGRYDNQINKLEPLSIRDGIMDFNLQKGNIFPGLNTFRFFDFSSLSYNSEYVYSIDKTGNIDEVELLISKKRVNTPYKNEPTQFGKFFIESKDYSDADSEAEYALVTFLLSSENPYTDRDVYILGGFDLWRLSNKLSYDYNSKVYHTKILLKQGYYSYQYALKKKGENKADVASIEGSFFQTPNSYFIRVYYRAPSTTFDQLVGWQEIKNYND, from the coding sequence ATGAAAAATAACTTAAGGCTAAATATTACTTTTCTCTTACTTATATTTTTTATGTCAAACATCCTGTCTCAAAATGTTTTTACTGATAAAATATTTACCGAAAACATTAAAACAGTACAACTTTATCCTGAAAATAATCCGCTTGGTGAAGCCATAATATTTTTAAATGAACAACAGCCACTAATTTTGGAATTTGATGAGATAGATAGTGATTATCGAGAATTTGCTTATACACTAATTCATTGTAACTCAGAATGGCAAGAATCCGACCTTTCGCCCAACGAATACCTTGACGGTTATACCGAAGCTTACATTCAAGATTATCAATTTTCGCAAAATACCAAAGTTCCATTTGTACATTACAATTTGACAATTCCAAATTATGATATTCAAATTCAATATTCCGGAAATTATATATTAAAAGTTTATCCCGAAGGAGAAGCTGAAAATCCTATTATAACAAAAAAATTATATGTTGTAAATCCACTCTGTACTGTTGGTGGAAATATTATGGCTTCAAGTAATCCGAAAACAAGAAACACTAGTCAGGAAATTAGTTTTAAAGTAAATATCAGTGCTTTAAACAGTCGCTTTCCTTCACGCGAAATCACCACTCAAATTCAACAAAACGGTCGTTACGATAATCAAATCAATAAGTTAGAACCCCTTTCCATTCGCGATGGAATTATGGACTTTAATCTTCAAAAGGGAAATATCTTTCCCGGACTAAATACTTTCCGTTTTTTCGATTTTAGCAGTCTGTCTTATAATTCGGAATATGTTTATTCCATTGATAAAACCGGAAATATTGATGAAGTTGAACTCCTTATTTCAAAAAAAAGAGTTAATACTCCATATAAAAATGAGCCTACTCAATTTGGCAAATTTTTTATCGAATCTAAAGATTATAGCGATGCTGATTCAGAAGCAGAATACGCTTTAGTTACTTTTCTGCTTTCGAGTGAAAATCCTTATACCGATAGAGATGTATATATATTAGGCGGTTTCGATTTATGGAGATTAAGTAACAAACTCAGCTATGATTACAACTCAAAAGTTTATCACACAAAAATACTTTTAAAACAAGGATATTACAGCTATCAGTATGCTTTAAAAAAGAAAGGAGAAAATAAAGCAGATGTAGCCTCAATAGAAGGTAGTTTTTTTCAAACACCAAACAGTTATTTTATTCGAGTGTATTACCGTGCCCCAAGCACAACTTTCGATCAACTAGTAGGCTGGCAAGAAATTAAAAATTATAATGATTAA